One part of the Anopheles coustani chromosome 2, idAnoCousDA_361_x.2, whole genome shotgun sequence genome encodes these proteins:
- the LOC131263331 gene encoding adenine phosphoribosyltransferase — MTTKHSDNIALIKKHIGEYPDFPKKGILFKDIFTALRNGEVCKAIKSVLISYVQENCPDVEVIVGLEARGFLFSLLIAAELGVASVPIRKRGKLPGKCVQQEYKLEYGTDVFEVQEGSITKGQKVLVIDDLLATGGTLDAANKLIQQLGGLVVQNVVIIELTQLGGRKKLETSGSKVHSFIQYDDIE; from the exons ATGACTACCAAGCATAGCGATAATATTGCGCTGATAAAGAAGCACATCGGCGAGTATCCCGACTTTCCAAAGAAAGGAATCCTTTTCAA GGACATTTTTACCGCACTTCGAAATGGGGAAGTCTGTAAAGCCATCAAAAGCGTACTGATTTCGTACGTGCAGGAAAACTGTCCCGATGTGGAGGTGATAGTAGGTCTGGAAGCTCGTGGCTTTCTGTTCAGTTTGCTGATAGCCGCCGAGCTGGGTGTTGCTTCGGTGCCGATACGTAAGAGGGGCAAACTTCCCGGAAAGTGCGTGCAGCAGGAGTACAAGCTGGAGTATGGAACC GATGTGTTCGAAGTGCAGGAAGGTAGCATCACGAAAGGCCAAAAGGTGCTCGTGATCGACGATCTGTTGGCAACCGGCGGAACGTTGGATGCAGCAAACAAATTGATACAACAGCTGGGCGGTTTGGTTGTGCAGAATGTGGTTATTATAGAACTTACCCAGCTGGGTGGCCGGAAGAAGCTTGAAACGAGTGGTTCCAAAGTACATTCCTTTATACAATATGACGACATAGAATAA